In the genome of Noviherbaspirillum saxi, the window GGTCGTGGCACGACGTACTGTCGCAAAATACCGTGAAGCCCTGAAAATTCCTCCAGTCAATCTGCGCAAATCCTTGTAGTCTTTGTTGTAGTGATGTTGCTGTGTTCCAGCGTAGCCGGTCTACGCATTCCGGGGCACGTTTGCGAACCTCCAGCGACGCCATCCATAGGAGCGCTGTATGAATCTCATAATCAGTGGACATCATCTCGATTTGACACCTGCCATTCGCGAATACGTGCAAAACAAGCTGGACAGGATTATTCGCCATTTCGATCATGTCATTGATATTGCAGTCATCCTCGGGGTTGAAAAGCCCTCTGAAAAAGATAAGCGGCAAAGAGCCGAAGTCAATCTGCGCTTGAGGGGGAATGTCATACATGTGGAAAGCTTTGCCAAAGACCTGTACGCGGCGATCGATACGCTGATCGACAAGCTGGACCGCCAGGTAATCAAGTACAAGACCAAGATGCAGGATCATCAGTGCGAAGCGCACAAACGCATGCCGGAAGCACCGACAGCCGCGTAAATCGTGATCCACGCCGGGCAAACCGGCATCGCAATGAAGGGCGCCATGGGCGCCCTTTTTTGTTGGCGGTATCTTGAATGTCGGCGCCGCGACCGACGCCGCAATCGCATAGCCGATAGAATATGGCGTTTCGAATCCATACTCGCCTCTCCATGACCGAATTCGTCCGCACCGCGATCCATCACCATCTTGGCGTCATCACACTGGACCGTCCGAAGGCGCTCAACTCGCTATCGCTGGCCATGGTGCGCTCCATCACGCAGGCCCTGCTTGCATGGCGCAACGATCCGGCGATACGTGCCGTGCTCATTCACAGCAGCAGCGAAAGGGCATTCTGTGCCGGCGGCGACATCCGCTTCTTCCACGATGCAGGCAGCGCCACGCCACGCGGGGACAGCGCCTTGCTGGAAGACTTTTTTACCGAAGAATATGCGCTGAACCACCTGATCCATTTCTATCCGAAACCGTACATTGCGATCATGGATGGCATCGTCATGGGCGGCGGTATGGGGGTGGCACAGGGCGGTGAATCGAACCGGCTGCGCATCGTTACCGAGCGTACCAAGATGGCGATGCCGGAAGTGAATATCGGACTGTTTCCCGATGTCGGCGGCAGCTACTTCCTTTCGCGCGCACCCGGGCAGCTGGGTACCTATCTCGGCGTGACCGGCGAAGTGATCGGCGCGGCAGATGCGCTGTATGCGGGGCTGGCCGATGTATTTGTTCCTGCGTCGGAGCTGGCCACGCTGCTGGGCTTGCTGGCGACAGCGACCGATGTACGCGCTGCCGCGGCCGAGTTCGCTGCACCGTTCAAGACCCAGATCGATCCGGCTGCCAGCAAGCTTGCGGCACAACATGCATCGATCGACCGCCATTTCGCACATGACAGCGTAAGCACCATTACCGCCTCGCTCGCGGACGATGGCGACGCGTTTGCACAGAATACGCTTGCAGTCATGCAGAAGCGCTCTCCTCTGATGATGTGCGTGACCTTGTCGCAGCTGCGGCAGGGAGCGGCGATGAGCGTGGCCGATTGCCTGCGGATGGAACGCACGATGGTGCGCCGCAGCTTTGAAAGCGGGGAGGTGCTGGAAGGCATCCGCTCGGTGGTCATCGACAAGGACAATACGCCGAACTGGAATCCACCGTCGCTGGAAGCGGTTGATGATGCAATGATTGCACGATTTTTCGAACCGGCGTGGCCAGCATATGCGCATCCGCTACGCGACCTTGCCTGATAGAGATCCGATCTACGCTGAGCAGTGTATGCAGCGTCTGCGAGGCATTCAGATTTCGCCGACGGTGAACAAGCGGCGGTGCTCGCGCATCGCATAGCGGTCGGTCATGCCGGCAATATAGTCGGACACCTTGCGCGCCCGTGCCTGCTGACTGCCGCGTTCGGTTACCTGGTAGTCGGGAGGAAGCAGGCGCGGCTCCGCCATGAATGCGTCGAATAGTTCGCGCACGATGCGGCGTGCCTTGCTGGTCATGCGATTGACCTGATAGTGATGGTAGAGATTGGTGCGCAGAAAGCGTTTGAGCAGCACGGCTTCCTGCTGCATCGCGTCTGAAAAATTGATCAGGGGAGGCACATTGCGCACATCGTCCAGTGTCCTTATCCCTGCATCACCAATTCTGGCCTTCGATGCCTCGGTCAGATCGACGATCAGCGCGTTGATCATTCGCCGTATCGTTTCATGGATCGCGCGCCGGCCGCCGATGCCGGGATAAACCACTTCCACTTCGCGCCGGTGCCGGGCGTAAAAATCGACTTCATCGAGCTGCGCGGTGGTGATGAGGCCCGAGCGCAGTCCATCGTCGATGTCGTGATTATTGTAGGCAATTTCATCGGCCAGATTCGCAAGCTGAGCTTCCAGCGTCGGCTGTTTCTTGTCGATGAAACGCTGGCCGATGTCACCGAGCTTGCGCGCATTGGACATCGAACAATGCTTGAGCACGCCTTCCCGTGTTTCGAACATCAGATTGAGTCCATTGAAAGCGCCATAATGCTCTTCCAGTTCATCGACCACCCGCAAGCTTTGCAGGTTATGTTCGAAGCCGCCAAAATCCTGCATGCATTCATTGAGTGCTTCCTGCCCCGCATGGCCGAAAGGCGTATGGCCGAGGTCATGGGCAAGCGAAATCGCTTCGACCAGGTCTTCGTTCAGATGCAGGTTACGCGCGATCGAACGCGCGATCTGGGCGACTTCGATGCTATGGGTAAGGCGGGTGCGAAACAGGTCGCCTTCATGGTTGACGAATACCTGGGTCTTGTATTCCAGCCGCCGGAATGCGGTCGAATGGATGATACGGTCGCGATCGCGCTGGAATTCGGTGCGCGACGCCGGGGCCGGTTCGCTGAAACGCCGCCCTCGCGATGCCTCTGATCGAGCGGCATAAGGTGCGAGGTGGGCTTCGTAATTCATTGTCTGACGCAGGCTTTCAGGGTGGCGAGAAGCGCATCCTGCGGCACCGGCATGATGACCGAAGTACCGAGCGGCTTGAGCAGGATGAACTTGATCTGGCCGCCTTCGTTTTTCTTGTCGACCTCCATCAGTTCGAGCCAGCGCTCGGTGCCGAGATCCGGCGCAACGACCGGCAGGCCGGCAGCCTGTACCAAGGCGGCAATCCGCTCGCGCGTCGTGGCATCGATGAAGCCAAGGCGGTGCGACAGGTCGGCCGCCATG includes:
- the hpf gene encoding ribosome hibernation-promoting factor, HPF/YfiA family, producing the protein MNLIISGHHLDLTPAIREYVQNKLDRIIRHFDHVIDIAVILGVEKPSEKDKRQRAEVNLRLRGNVIHVESFAKDLYAAIDTLIDKLDRQVIKYKTKMQDHQCEAHKRMPEAPTAA
- a CDS encoding enoyl-CoA hydratase/isomerase family protein — translated: MTEFVRTAIHHHLGVITLDRPKALNSLSLAMVRSITQALLAWRNDPAIRAVLIHSSSERAFCAGGDIRFFHDAGSATPRGDSALLEDFFTEEYALNHLIHFYPKPYIAIMDGIVMGGGMGVAQGGESNRLRIVTERTKMAMPEVNIGLFPDVGGSYFLSRAPGQLGTYLGVTGEVIGAADALYAGLADVFVPASELATLLGLLATATDVRAAAAEFAAPFKTQIDPAASKLAAQHASIDRHFAHDSVSTITASLADDGDAFAQNTLAVMQKRSPLMMCVTLSQLRQGAAMSVADCLRMERTMVRRSFESGEVLEGIRSVVIDKDNTPNWNPPSLEAVDDAMIARFFEPAWPAYAHPLRDLA
- a CDS encoding deoxyguanosinetriphosphate triphosphohydrolase — encoded protein: MNYEAHLAPYAARSEASRGRRFSEPAPASRTEFQRDRDRIIHSTAFRRLEYKTQVFVNHEGDLFRTRLTHSIEVAQIARSIARNLHLNEDLVEAISLAHDLGHTPFGHAGQEALNECMQDFGGFEHNLQSLRVVDELEEHYGAFNGLNLMFETREGVLKHCSMSNARKLGDIGQRFIDKKQPTLEAQLANLADEIAYNNHDIDDGLRSGLITTAQLDEVDFYARHRREVEVVYPGIGGRRAIHETIRRMINALIVDLTEASKARIGDAGIRTLDDVRNVPPLINFSDAMQQEAVLLKRFLRTNLYHHYQVNRMTSKARRIVRELFDAFMAEPRLLPPDYQVTERGSQQARARKVSDYIAGMTDRYAMREHRRLFTVGEI